The window aaaaatcaaataaagttTAAAGTGAACTGAAAGGTATTTTACCTGCCAGACAGATCAGATGTCTTGTTTTGTTCTGCAAGTCAGAAAGCACAGCAGACTCCTTAGTGCTTGACATGATTAGCTGCTGCAAAAGAAATACTAGTGCTTTGAGCTCAAGTCTTTGTAAATAAGGTCTAGCACACGCTAAAAATACAGTGATAGCCAAATCCATTTCCCATAAATGTCCTGGTGATATACTTAATCCTGCATTTAAGATGTACTTACAGAATAATCTTTTTCTGCTAACTGCATTGACACTAGACAGTTATGCTAGCATAAGAACAAAGCTGAAGTGTTATCATCCTAACCTATCAGCACACAATTCATCTAGCTTTCTAGGGATTAACTATGTGCCAAAAGGGAAGTTTTACCTGCCTCTGTTGAGGCCAAGTTGCAACCCACTTCATTGCTGGGTATTCCTGGTCGGTGTGCAACATTGCTCATTTCATCTCCTGTAGAGTGACAAAATGATAGATCTTCACATCTTGCTTGGGTTTTGCAAAATTCAGGTATTGACACTTCACgaaatgaaaatcaaatcctCAGCCTGCCTTCAAAAGGCACTGCAGGGTCCTTTCAGCACATATCTACGTaatgaaataaaagcacagaaaagggttttttttagccCAATTTCTAAGAAAAGATGTCAGCACAGTCACTGttggtttatatatatatcaattCCCTCTGCGACAGGTCAGACCAGGGAGATCCCTAAACAACCAGGCTGTCAAACAGTGGCAAAGGCACTGCCTCACCTCACCAGGAAGATGCTGCAGAAGGGGGCTgaaacagcagcagaggaaaccAGGCCCCATTCCGCCTCTTGGGGAGATCTTTCTTGATCCCTCTCACCTGGAAACTCGCAGTTCTTTTGGTCGCAGGACTGAAGTCCCACAATCTTACGTGCTTTTTGAAAAGGAATCTGCTCGCACCTTGGCTGCAAAAACCATCAGTGCTAGGGGAAGGAGAGAGCACCTTCCCAGGACTAATTGGAGGCCCAAGACTCTCATGAGGACATTTCTCTGAAGAGTTCCACCGTCGGAGCCCATTACCAGTTCGCACAACATCTGGGTGTGTTTTAAAACGAAGTCTGCAGTGAAGGCGACAGAACCCCCAGGTGCTGCTTTTGTGACTTTACACCCCGCTACAGAGTGCGGCACTGGAGAGGAAGGCGCTCATGTCCCGCGGCATGCCCatcctccccccagcccagccccgggcaccTCGAGGCGCGGGTGGCGTAAAACCCACCACAACCAACCAACGCGCCGGCGCCAATAGGACACGCCGGGCCGGCAGCCCCgacgccccgccccgccccgccccgcccgagACCGGCCCGGGCCGCACCGCGCCGCTCTGCCCCGCACCgcgccgcccccctcccggctCCGAAATGCCCCTTTTCAGCGTGCCCAAAGAAGTGGCCGTCGGGACGGTGATGTTGGGGGTCGCCTTCGCCACGGGGATGCTCGCAGGTAAGCGGCGCCCCCCCGCACGCACACGGGGAGGGGGTGATCGCTGCACCCTCCCCTTGTCCCCACCGGGGCCGGCCCGGGAACCGCGGCGCCCGGGCAGGTCCCCTCGAGgacggcggggctgggcggctgtcgggggagcggggctgccctgAGGGCCGGGATTTCGCCGAGCTGCGGCGGTAAATAGACTGATGCTATTAGAGCCCAAGCCGCTGCCTGTAATCCCGCTACCGCAGCGTGGGGCCCTGCGGCCGGCGGGGTCGGGGCAAAGGTCCCGACAAAGGCGAGGGCACGCTCCCTGCCCGACCCCTGCCTGCATGTGTTTGGCCAGGCAGGAAACGTTGCGGTGGGGTCCTGGTTACAGCTTTCTCTTCTGGGAACAATTTCGCTTTCATTCCCCGGGGTCAGAGGAAGAGCGAGCCCACGAtcaggctggggaaggaggcTGGTGTTGGGCTTGTAACACAGTCGCTTGCTTACTTACCCTTTGACTTCAAGCAAGTTGCTGAAATAATCTACACCTCAGTGTGATCGTCTGTAAAATAGAGCCATTACCAGAACATAAATTAGAAATCTCGAAATAAAAGCGTACTTTAATAGCAAACAACTATCAGGGATgtggactgattttttttttttttttttttggttatttctttaaaatatttgcccCATTTGGTAAAAGAAGCATTGGGCATCAAAGCTGAGATCGGTTCTGTATTTAAGTAGACAAGCAGTATCTAATTCAGCTTTCAGTACCTACTTTTTTTGCATAGTTGTTTCATGCTAAACAAGCCATTGAGCAATACCAGATTTCCGCTGGCTAAAGGGCAGGACACTGTCATTAGGAAAACACAGGGCTTGAGAAAATGCATCAGCTGACGGCCCTGAAGACCAGCAGCCTCTATCCATCTGCAAAACAAGGTCCCCAGACTGAGAAAATAGTGTGCCTCATTCATGCTCCTCTCCTTACACTCGCCCTTTAGGTTCTGATGTGGTTACTTGTCCCATAAGAATATGACAACTTGTAACTTTCACATTGGCCACTGAACAACACAGTACACAAGCCTTTCTCTTTCAGCCTTTACAGACTTGGGCTGGACATCTTAGAGGttaaaaagaaggaggaaaaaaaaaattgtagtcCACTGTAGTCCaccctgcattttcctttttcactggaTTTTTCAGAGCAAAGTATTCTTTAACCTTTAGTAATACTTAAGTGCTTGCTTTATTTAAGCAGGCAATAACTAAAAAAGATAAAAGgtcttattcctttttttttttttttttaggtaaaaaaTACCCTTTAGTTTTTGGGACACCCAAATCATCCAAGAGCATTATTGGGAAAAGTAACCCTCTCTGGCAATATATACTGGATCACTCTTTGCGGGAACATCCAATTCTAAAGAAGCTGCGACTGGTCAGTATTATATCCCCCAAGGCAGGTTTTCTGTTGAGTGCTGTTACTGTTCCACTAGGACCTGTTGGTATCGCCCACACCTCGTCCTGAACTGCTGGACTTTTTGTGatattccttcctccctcttATTTGCATACACATTAGAATTTGTTTTGAACTTTGAAGTCCAGGAGACTCTTCAATATTCAGGGATACCTAAATAAGTATTTAATAGTATTGTCATATGTTTTAGACATGTCTCTTCATGGCTCCCAAGGCTATGTGTTTGGGCTGCACTTGATTTTGACTTGAACAGATGACTTCTGTTCATTTTAGTTGGCATATCAGGAAACTATAGCTCAGAGAAGTGATGTCCTCCAGCAGAGCTCAGAGCAGACTTCCTGACTCAGGATTGAGTCATTTCAAGTGAGACAAACTACTCCtgtaaaaaagcaattaaatgttAAGTACTGGAGCTGGTTGGTTGGAATGAGCTctagaggaagaaaggaaaggggcTGACCGTCCTTTTCCATTCAACTGCCAGgcacagctctgcttctcctgCTGCCCCTCCTGAGTTCCAGGGGCCCTCCCACCCTGGCATGGgcacagctcctccagctccactgTGTGACCAGAACCACAACCACATGGTCTGACCTTCGGCAGCAGACTTTAACCTAGCAGTTCATAAAAACATCCTACATGTCTTGGAGGAGTAAGGGCATAAGCACAAAGgttatagtttaaaaaaagaagtgcatCTGTTTATGTaaattcacagaaataaaggACTTTCACAGTCAAGGTTCCTCCGTGGTTCTTCATCAGTTATAACTATTGCTGAGTTTGCCACAGCCATGGTAACTTTGGGGCATAGTATTGCTTTGAATGATCCGCCACTGCTTATGACACACACCCCACGCTCCTTAGTTACTGTTAAATTCAAACCAATTTCTGGCTCAGATGGAGCACAAAGCCATCTAAAATGAGAAAGGTAGGAGTATCTCTTTTTCCtggggtttttctgggttttttccctaggaagctttgggttttgtttgttgtgatatttttttcctctttctagaTCACTGCTGATCATCCCTGGAGTAAAATGATGGTGTCCTGTGACCAGGCTCAGCTTATGGCAAATTTGGTCAAACTCATTAAAGCCAAGAAAGTTATTGAAATAGGTAAGAGTGTCACTTCATCCTCTCTGTAGCAGAATTAAGCTTCTGGCTGTCCTTCTCCAAATAGAGCCATGTTAACATTAAGATAAGATATCTAAACATGGTGAGGCACTGCAGACCTGGCTTGGCAAACAGGTGGGCAAACTACAGTGTGAAAAGTAGTGTCTGATTTGCACTTACTTGCTACTTTGTCTATCTGTGCATTCAGTCATACTGGCATCAGCATGGATGTCTCATCAACTCTGAGgccaactgaaaaaaataagatcaACATGTCACTTGGGTTTCCAGCAGTTGCAGGACAGGGTGTATTCTTTCCTTCCTGTACCAGAAGGAAGTGTTTTGCTGCACAGGCCCTGCATCCAAGCCACTTGCCTTGATGCACCTATGTTAACGGGATGTCCCAAAGCCAGAGCGATGCTGAGCATGGGTTCCCACCATCTTCATTCTTGGCCTGGTTGTTATGATGCCTTGGTATTTTCCTGCTGGTGCAGTCCCTTTGACTCATGATTTAGCTCCACTTTTAAATGGGGCTAAATGAGGGCATTCCTCAGAGACGCAGGACCAGACTCTGCCCTATGTGTCCAGGAGACTTTTGGAAAAAGCCAACATTAAGCTTTGCTAAaggattgattttaaaaaaataaagtagtaaaAATTCCTCCCAACCCGCCATTACATTAAAATAGAGGGGAAACCCTTTTGTGTCCATTAACAAATTGCTATCCTTTGAGGTTTTTATTCCTGAAAGGAGCTCTGTGGtttgctatttatattttttttctttttttccacaatatgGTAAGTGTTGATGACTCTTATGATTTCCCTAGGTGTTTTCACAGGTTATAATACCTTAAATATGGCACTTGTCCTGCCAGATAACGGTAGAGTTATTGCCTGTGATATAAATGAGGACTATGTCAAAATTGGAAAGCCACTGTGGAAGGAGGTAAGCAGCATCTCTTCTGTTACATGTTTGGGACAGCTGCGTTTGCATGTCAAGGGGTTTTGCTATCTTAGATGTGCACATTCACACACAAGCATTGATATAATTAAAGGAGGCTGAGACAGTTCAATTTGGAAAGACAAATTTAAGTCTGTCTGGAACCtagaaataataggaaaaatatcAGAACACCAGTCACTCCCTGAGTGCAACCTACTAACAGTTTATCTCTTGACTGCTTTCAtcagttctttgggttttttcattctAGGCAGGAGTAGAGCATAAAATTGACCTGCGGATTAAGCCAGCAATTCAAACACTTGGTAAGCAacctaaaatactttttttttttcttcccttccctagAAATAGCAGATAGATATAATACTGATGAAATCTAAGACCGAATATGCTTGTGGATGTGATCCCTTTGCTAACAGTGAGACAGCTtctcttatatttaaaaaataaataaattaaaattcagaaaacttCACCACTTCAGAAGTTCACAGTTTTCCTACATGCTACCcgagagaaaaaaatgcttgtcTGTGTAGTGTGGGCTGTACTAGCCACTCACCTGTTCTGTCCATCACCTTGTTTAATCTGTGAAGTACTACTGTCAGCTGCTTCTGGGAAAGCTGATTAAAACAGATTAATTAGACAAAGCCCAATTTCTCTTACTCATTCTAAGCAAGTATTTCTTTGTTATAGACAGGAAAATTTTCTGAAAGGGCTGAGGTGGAGACAAAATTCAGAAGCCAACATAAGACTTAGGGTATAACAGTTGAATTGTGACCAGAGGAGTTCAAATTTAGTATTTGCCAAAAGCACGCAAGGCCATTAGAAAGGCAATGACTTTTCTCAttcaaaagaagagaagatgTGGGGtagatgaaatattaataaatattctgaaaatgcaATAACTTTGCTAGGAATGGAGGAGGCAAAAGAAGGTTTCCAGCAAAGGTGTTTGATGGATCCGTAGATCCATCCATAATCTTGCATTACTTCCAAATTCTTCCATCCTTTCTAAAGAGACAAATATTAGCAGTCTGCTAGGATGCACTGTCCTTGAAGTCTGAAGGAGAGCTTTGTCTAGGCAGTGCTTCAGACAGAAAGATCCTCTGCTGGCAGAGGATGAGGGCAGGTGAGAGGGGTGGCTGAGAACTTTAGGAAGGCAGCAGTCAGCCCCTCTGCAACTGGTGATTTGAAGTTCTCAGTCAAGTAGTCCATTTAGGAGAACTTAAAACTGAATTCCACTTGCCTTGGCCCAGGGAGGGTCTACTTACAGCAACCTTTTGCTGTGATAAAGATCTCTGACAGGGTTTGTTTATAACCTGTATCATGGCACTTGATCATCAAGAGATTAGCATTTAGGACCTGTTCATAAATGTGAGAAAAGTCCTAATCCACTTAAAACAATTCTCCTCAGTCAGCTCAAAAAACAGCTGAAGGTGTAGAATGCATCCAGTTTCAAACTGCTTGACTTGTTTTTACTGCACCTTTCAGCAGTCCCAGCTGTATCCTGCAGGTTTAGAACTACTCCATGAACTTCCAAGTAGGCAGAACTCGGTAACTGAGTGTTTTATGGCGTACATCATGTCTAGATTGGTTTCTGTGGGATAAGCTTTTCTAGTAATTAGTTGTAGAGGAATAGGCTGCCTGGTCAAGGTGccaaaaaacattatttaatgaGAACTTTAACACAAATGGATGACTTCCTCCTACACAGCATTAACCAGGGTGTAACAACTCACTTTGTTGCTCATCTAGATGAACTGTTGGCCAGTGGAGAAGCTGAAACCTTTGACTTTGCTTTCATTGATGCGGATAAAGAAAGCTACAATGAGTACTATGAAAAATGTTTGCGCCTCATAAAGAAAGGGGGAATAATAGCTATTGATAATGTAAGTACTGCAGTTGTAGTGGTAGTAGCACAGGGAGTTACTGCTTTTGcctctgggaaaggaaaaagaaagtcgCAGTGGGATTCTGGTAACATGATTTCTGACCTGCAACTCGGTTGCCAATTGCAACGTTTGTTCCATGTTATACAAAGGAGGCTTTTAAAATTCAACATAAATTCCTAAAGTAAGCTATATGGAACACTAATATAAGCAAGGAATAAAACCCTGTAGAAGTAAGAAGTAATATGTTAAATTTATGTTAGTACATAAACAGCCTGTGATAACaaacttttcaaatttttttgtaattcattACAGAGAATGCTGTGTATTATTCTGATTTGTCTTGTAGTGCATTTTCTACTATGTACAGTACTTACACAAGATCAAAGGTAGCACTTATAATCATTAACTACTAAGTTATCAATTAATAAGTTTTactagaaacaaaaaattatgttAAACTTCAGGCACCTTCGGGGTTATGGTGGCAGCTGAATAGgggcttttaaaaatacctatgtttaatcactttttttttttttattttggcttctAATTTGCAGTAGAAGTACAATTAGCCAATTCTGTGGACTCCCAATCCCACTTGCTTATGAGAGCTCCATATCAGACACCACTAGAAATCTGAAATACACAAATAATATCAATTTCTAGAAAATATGCAGGACCTTTTCCAAAGCTTCCTTTGTGGTCCGAGGAACATATTGGAACAAATGAGATGcatgacatttcttttttcaatagGTGCTTTGGAGTGGAAGGGTGCTAAAACCAAGAAAGGATGACTTGGCAACCCAGAGCATTCACCACCTCAATGAGAAGCTTCACAGAGATGCACGAGTCAATATCAGCATGCTCCCAATGGGGGATGGAGTCACATTAGCGTTCAAGTTGTAACTGGAGGAAGCCCAGCAGATGGGAAACAAGCAGCATCAAATCATCAGGAAAAATGCAGGCAAAGCAGTATCAAAGATGGTTATTTAACCTATATCTCCACTGAATAGCATAGCCTGGAAAAGTAGACTTTACGAGCAGCAGGATCCTAAGGGCAGCTAAATTGGGAAGAGACACATATTTTGAGATCTACTATGGCTTCTTATTTTAATTGTAATAAAGCAAGTAAACTTATGTGAAGTTGTCCTTGTAAGACAATGGTTGAAAACAATGTCCCTGTGTAGAATGACTGAGTTTTAAGTGAGTCAATACAACAAAGTCATTTTCTGTCCTAAATGAGGCTACTAAGCAGAATAATCAGTCCTACcatcaaaaggaaaagaagtggaGTTTACTAATGTTAAAAGCCATAAtagaaaaattgatttttaatcaAATGTACATGACCTCAAGGAGATTGTTAGCCTTCTGAAACTAACAATATTGAAAGTCATGGTAGTCCTCAAAGGGTACTACATAAGAAGCCTCAAATATACAcgtgtgggaagaaaaaaagttgtctttaaaaGTATGTCAAACAGTATTTACAGTACAGAGCACTCCCTAAAACTTTTGTGTGCAAGGGCTGGGTTTCTTTAACCTAGGTAACAGCATAGGTTCTTACTTTTTTTGAAGTCAGAATGAGGAAGAGCAAATGGGCAAGAAGAAAACCAAGAcaattcctccttcctctctccctccttcctgcctgcctgccaaaGAAGCAACTTACTAGGTGCTTGTTTCCTAGAAAGTTGCAAGCACAGAGCATTGGTGGCAAGTCTACAGAAGGAAAATGGTGATTGTAAGAGGATGCAATACAGCTGTTAACTGGCTATTCAAATAATTACTGCAAGCAGATTCCCTTCCCTAGGCAGCATGTAACAAAATGATGCATTTTCCCTACCCTATTCTCAACTCCCTAgttaacttcattttctgttaTCATCCATTTCATCCTGATGCATTCTATAAAATTTTTTGATCAGGAAACAGCAGTTGAAAAAGCTCACCTTAGCTGGGACCAAAGAGACTTAAGGGAGCAGGAGGCGTATTCTGTTTGAGCTAGAGAATAAGAATCCAACTAATTACTTCTTTCCATGGTGAATTAAAAGTAATACTAACTAATTTttagggatttttattttatcctgAAATTCTTATTAGAAAACCTAATTAAACAAGAAACCAGAACTAGCATTTTACAGACAAAAGCTCCACTGCCTACTGTTTTGGGGGACTGATACACTGGAAGGTTATCATATGTATATTGAGAGAAAAGGTCACTTTAGATTTGCTGATAAGGGGCAGACATTCAGGGCACAGGTCATGCCTGTCTCAGACATGTGATAACATACCGCAGTGGGAGAGCAGTGAAGAAAGGAAGCATCACTGATGGTTTCAGAGTAGGGCTATGAGTGAGATCTCAATTCTATTTGTCACTTCCACTTAAAACCCTGATTCAGCAGAGCATGTCAGGATGTGCTTAAGTACTTTGCTGAATTGAAGACTGGCTGCTGTAAAGTAAAATCCATGCCTGGGAGAAGACCAGGACAAGGTGCATATGGCCcttaaatgagattttaaataGGGCATAAAGCTTGCCCAATTTCTCTTGCTGGGTACAGTTTTACCCTCAGAGCTTCAAACCTGTGTGTGCTCAATTTTCTTATCTGTGTGAAAGAAGTAACACATTACCAACGTCTTAATGACTATAATAGCGCTCAGATGGAGTGGCTAAAGGAATATACACAACCATTATACATTTGCATGCAAAGCTTCTGGCCAAGTTCTACATTACAATCTTACTTTTTAAGTAGGTAACGAAAAATGGTAAGGGTTACAAACACAAAATAGGATACTTTAACAGCTGGGGCATCCTCTCAAATATTCCTGCTTTCAGAGGCTGTAGGCTGATAATCACAAGTCAGCTACAAGCTATTAAGGTTACATACCCTGGCCTAAAAGTACCATGATGGCCTTTCCCAAACACACAGAAGTCACTGGAAGATTGATCACAGACTCTGTAACTGTTTTGCTACTAGTTTCCAGGTTGCAAGAATCCTCCCAGTAAAGTAGAGCCAAAAATGGACAAACACTGTGAGTATTTTTGCAAGACACTGTCAAATAACAGTTTAGCAACATTCAAAAACCAGATACAGTCATAGTTCATTAATTCAAAAACTCTTCCTTGAATGGTGGGAACTGGCAAAGTCCCCATCCCCTATGCTAGAGGAAGACTTATTGAGTGCCTGAGGCTGAAGCTGCGTGCAGCGGGCTAGTATTTTGCCTCTGCCTTGGACTCTGCTCCATTTTAAATATGCAGAGCATAGTGTGAGCATTTAATCAAACCTGTCTCCATCCTGATCACGTAATT of the Strix aluco isolate bStrAlu1 chromosome 7, bStrAlu1.hap1, whole genome shotgun sequence genome contains:
- the COMTD1 gene encoding catechol O-methyltransferase domain-containing protein 1 — translated: MPLFSVPKEVAVGTVMLGVAFATGMLAGKKYPLVFGTPKSSKSIIGKSNPLWQYILDHSLREHPILKKLRLITADHPWSKMMVSCDQAQLMANLVKLIKAKKVIEIGVFTGYNTLNMALVLPDNGRVIACDINEDYVKIGKPLWKEAGVEHKIDLRIKPAIQTLDELLASGEAETFDFAFIDADKESYNEYYEKCLRLIKKGGIIAIDNVLWSGRVLKPRKDDLATQSIHHLNEKLHRDARVNISMLPMGDGVTLAFKL